The Tamandua tetradactyla isolate mTamTet1 unplaced genomic scaffold, mTamTet1.pri scaffold_203_ctg1, whole genome shotgun sequence sequence ACCCTTGCTAAGATTACCAGACTGCAATGTTTATTAACAATAGCTCAGTGTTTATGCCTTCTGTGCTGACGTTTATTGGAATCCCTGGTTTAGAATCTGTGCAGTGTTGGATTGGGATTCCATTCTGTGCTATGTACATCACAGCTCTGATTGGAAATTCTCTACTTTTGATCATCATCAAATCTGAGCGCAGCCTCCATGAACCCATGTACATCTTCCTGGCCATGCTTGGAGCCACAGACATTGCAATTAGCACCAGCATTGTGCCCAAGATGCTTGGAATTTTTTGGTTCCACTTGCCAGAGATTTATTTTGATACTTGCCTCTTTCAGATGTGGCTTATCCATACATTCCAGGGTATTGAGTCAGGAGTTCTGCTGGCCATGGCTCtggaccgctatgtggccatctgttaTCCCCTGAGGTATGCCACCATACTCACTCGCCAAGCAGTCACTTATATTGGAGTTGGTGTGATACTGCGGCCTGCCATTCTGGTAATCCCTTGCCTAGTGCTCATAAAGTGTCGCCTGAAACTTTACAGTACCAAATTAATATCACACACCTACTGTGAACACATGGCCTTAGTGAAGCTTGCCGCTGAAGATGTTTACGTCAGTGAGGTCTATGGGCTCCTGGGAGCTTTCACTGTTGGCGGGTTTGATTTCATAGTCGTCACGCTCTCCTACAtccaaatatttatgactgtCTTCCACCTGCCCCAGAAGGAAGCTCGTCTTAAGGCATTTAATACATGCATTCCCCACATATGTGTCTTCTTTCAATTCTATCTCCtggcttttttctccttttttactcACAGATCTGGATCTTATATCCCATCATATATACACATTACCTTGTCCAATCTTTACCTGCTGGTCCCACCTTTCTTCAATCCTTTTGTCTATGGGGTTAAAACCAAGCAGATTCGAGATCAGGCAGTAAAACTGTTCTGTTCTAAAGACCACTTGATTTTTGATTAAGATATCTACTGGTACTGGTTTAGAGTCTCATCTTTGGACCTATGATGAGATCTCTATCACCAGGCAATGGTTTAGGGTGTCATCatgcttgttgaataaataatgatCATCATAATTCCACAGATTATTGACTAGTGGTCAGAAAGAAGTCAGAAgttgaaacaaaaagagaaacagataagTTGCTGAAAGATTAACCCCGGCCTCTGGGAATGTGACCCATCACATGGTCTTCCTCATTACATGTGGACAGAACAAGAGAATCTTCATCAGATCACAGTAAAACAATACATCTACATTGATTCATTTCTATGTAGAGCACTAGATCAGTTTCCTTTATCTTAAATTGGAGTTCATCCATGTATGCTCTCCAATTGTAATAAAGTCTTTTTTCCTATTACTTTGTCTCATCAGAATCTACCTTTTGAATATCTCCCTCATGTTATATATTATCTAAAGTTTGAAATAAATATCTTCTTTTTCATGAGACCTGTCCTTGTTATGTCAGGCAAATATATTCAAATTGATGTTTCTTAAGTCCcatacaatttttgtttttgcacCAAAGCTAGGACTGGATATAATATTGTGTTTGTTAGGGATTGTTTCTTATATGTGCAATTCTTTTAATCATTTGTACTCAGGAAAGCTCTGATGTCTGGCTATTTTATGAGTGTGAGGGTTTTAGACTATTgcagaaaatttatttaaaaggtcTCATCGGTCTATTTCATGATTCAACAACAAAATCCTTTGACTTAAAGATAAATGAAAGTCTGAGAAGACTGGGCAAAAATATGCAGGTTGGGCTAATCAGTATATTGGACTAAATAGTAACTTTTGTAATAAAACAAAGCTAACTTAGTTCTACATTAAAGTACTTGTATGTTAGTAATAATATTTGATAGAAAAGCTCTGTattccataataaaataaaatcatccagTGATTGTCATGAATACATCTAAAAACAGAttaatttgtcaaaaaaaaaaaaacaactgagaaaGTTGTTTACATAATTGTGCTTCTGAACCAAATCAAGGTGGGTTCaactttcttttgcctcttcctaACTGGAAATATATGCCATGGAAAAACAACGTATTGTCACAAATTGAGTAGTCatgtaaaatatggaaaaataacaaatgccTCATTGGGAGGTAGAGATAATGGTTGCAATAGGGTAACTCTATTGTTAATTTATGTTATGGTATGAATTCAATACAAATAAGAAGTTATCATCAAAATGTTACCATTTGTTTTCATTATGATATTGTGGATATATGACATGTGAAGATGGTTTCCTTATGAAAATAATCATTCCTGTAGTTTTTCAGTAGAAATGTTATGTCACtactttttaagtttattaatatgtctagaatatatttaaaattaaaatttaatcattTCTTAGGATCCAGTCTGTGAATCACTTTAAACACATTTACTCAAAAGTAATGTGAATGAATTCTGTAGATTTCAGTGAGTGCTGtctgtatctatatattttttcaaatccatatatttgtgtgaaTATACACAACATTATTAATTTTGTGTTTCTATCATTAATGCCTTACTGATGTTTTATCTTCTGCTTTTATCAACTTTTGATAGAAATGTGCTAAAATGTGCTACTATGAATATAGATTTTGTCTGTTTCTACTTTTAGTtatgttgttttttcactttggtacttttagttattttattagatacagaaagattttaaattaacatattttACTCATGGATTGAACATTTTGTCATTGTGaaaattttcccttattttccAGTGATGCATTTTGCCTTCaagtttgttttgttattttataatAACTTGTCTTCTAGTTAACTGATCCTGTCATATGCTCTGCAATTCTGTGCTTCTGAATTATTAGGTTTAACATTTCAATTTTATAGCTTTACTCCACCtaattctctctccctttctagctctttattttaaaatttgtgaattCTAATACTTTGATGAAATTCCCCACCTCTTCATTATTTTTGCCTATTTATTACTCTAGAATCAACTATCTATCATTATTTGAAAATCTTTGAAAGATAATTCCAATATATAAAATAGCTggttgtatttttattaatatttaaatttatttgagtTTTTGATCTTTGACTACTGTCTCTTAACATATCTAACAATTTCTGATTGAATGTCAGACTTGTGTTTAAAAAATCAAGGACAGATGAGGTTGCTTTCCTCCAAGGATACTTCACCTTTTCCATTGTGATAAGTCCCGTGCAAAGCTCTGTCTGGATTGGGGCCTATTTTACTATTTTGTTGGAGAGTACCTTGCATAAATGGGTATGTAGTATCTTGCATAAACAGTTATGCAGTACTTGCATAAACTGGGGCTTTCAGCTGTGAACTGAGTCTATGCACACAGCTCCAATCGCCTGGATTATAATTGTTGAGTACCCAGTAATTCAAGGCTTCCAGAatgtccctcttttttttttcaaatgttctccACTTAGATTTTTGGTCTCCCATTCCATGTAGcttcaattataacaaatgtcataaaaggaaaattaggaaGGTGTCAGGCTTAGGTCTCTATTCTTCTATTTTCACCTGGGTCTCAATACTGACGTTGCCTACTTTCTTTGCTAATACCCTCCCTGGCTTCCTAAGACTCTGTCTGTTCTTCTGACCCTCAGCTCTAGCTCTCCACCAGGAGAATCTTGCATTCTCAGCCTCTTGTCTATACCCAGAAAGGACAAATGCCTCCAGTCAAAGGTGCATTTAGAAAGTTAGCTCTCTGTGTCCTCTACAATCCTCCTTTCTGATAACCCTTTTTCTTTAGAAGGTCTCCAGGgcatttaaacttattttaaaatttttatctaagCTTTTATACTTTCATCTTTTATAACCCTATTGACTGAACTTTTGCTAGTTTTGGGGGTGCATcgttcgggaatcgaacccgggtcttccacatggaaagcaagcattctaccactgaatcacttgTGGACCCCCCCCACTGactgaattttaatttcaatttttacacGAGACATTTTTAttagtctcatttttttcttttagtgtattttttattatgcTTATAAAACTTTGCCAATGACATAGTTCATTTATTAACTTTAACATATATAAGATTATTATTTATGTCTATGTAGAAAAACAGCTCAATTAATCAAAATTATGCCACATCCCATGAACTATCTTTAGAACTTTcttctttcaataaatatatttgtgtgtAATTGAAGCAATATATTTTGTTGTTAAAAAGACTCAAACAatgcaaaatgtttcttcttctgtCCTTCCTTTTCCAGACTCTCATTTAGAATTAACCACTATGAAATGGTGTGATTTTCAGACATATTATATACCTGTCTAAAtagagttattttaaataaaaatgggatCAAATAATGAACAAGTTTCTACAGCAAGTTTACAGATAATGATATAATATGGACATCTTTCTATATTAAAACTTCTGAACttattttattgaggtaaaactcagaaaatataaatgtaatgattTTATACTGTAATGGCATTTactacactcacaatgttgtgcaaaaTTGACCTCTATCTAGGTCCAAAACTTGTGTTTTCATTACACAGAAATAAACCCCATACCTATTAAGTTATCTGTTCCCCTAGCACGCATCCCTTTGCCCCTGTCAAAGCATGTGTCCTGGAGTCACACAGATCTAGGCCCAAAACTTTAGTTTGCCATTTCCTAACTATGTGAGGTGGGAAAACAATTTATCATCACAAATTCAGCAGCCTAATGTACAAAATACAGACAAAATGACATATGCCTCTTTGAGAGGTAGAGACGTGGTTTTTGTTGTGTAATATGATTAGATTTAAGCAGTTCTTCAAATGGGGCTTGATACCTGTTAAGGACACAATACAGGCAATATTATTGTCCTCATCActattattgttttcattatgGAGATCATCATTTCTGTTGTCTTGAGTGGAAACATCATGCCTATATTTTTACTCTGTTTATAAAtacagtacattttaaaatataaatttgaactTATGACACCGTCTGTGATACTTTTGGTAATACCCAATTTTCATCCAAAGCAATGTGAATTCTATACTTTTTGAGTGCAGTGCTAGGTCTATCTATATTTTCCTAACCATATATTTGCATGCATGTATTATTTGTTAATTGCATAGGTTTTTATCATTATCGTGTCCAACGCTTTGTCCCCTGCTTTTAGCAGCTTTTGATAGAATTATGTTGAAATCCCCATTATTATTATAGATGTGTCTGTATCTCCTTTTAGTcctgttgatttttgttttgtgtatttttaagaaattttaatgtATGTATATAGATTTCAAATTAATATATAGTCACAGTGCATTGACCTTTTAATCATTGTGAAATACTTCTCTTAATTTCTAGTAATATAGCTTGTCTGAGAATTTTAGTTTTGTTATTTACTACTGACCTATATGCTAGGTCACTCTTGCCTTTTGCTCTATAATTCTGGTTTTCTAAATTATTAGGTTTAGCTCTTGAATGTTACAGTTTTAGGCTATCTTTTTGATATATATCTCTCTCACCCTCTCTCCCTACTTATTTTTGGTACATTCACATTTTATGTTCAAATTCCCTAtcccttcatttattttatctatattcCTCTATTTTCTTGAACATATTAAAATCATCATTTTGAAATCCTTGCCACCTTTTTACAATATACAAACTAACTGTGGATCTGtttctattatttaattaattatgtGCTTTTGAATTCAGGTATTAAAATTTTGTGAAggctatatgattttttttttgttaagtggTAATTACTCTGGATAAACTTGTATAGGGGCTTATCAATTTAATATAATCCAGGATTTGGCTGGGTTGGAGTCTATTTTACCATTTATATGGAGGGGCGTGGACTTGCATCTGAGCCTACAAATTTTCAGCTGAAAAGAAGGTGTGTCCGAAAGATTCTCTGTTTTCTGATCACCTCTCCAAAATTGTAATGCTTCAGAAAGTCTCCAGTACcgttaaaattacttttaaatttttatttaatctgtTTGTCCTTGAGTGAAAACCTTGTCCCTACCTATTTCTTTGTAATTTACTTAACTTTATTTTAGTTTGGAtttgatattcaaaatatttttattaatttcatttttaaaattttcatgcatTGTGTTTTGCTTAGAAAATATGGCCAGTCACAAAGTTAATACAGGTCAATATATTATTCAACATAATGGACTATATAATAATATGGAATTATTTCTGATGCCTATATATATGTAATAACAATGAGCAAGTTAACCAAAATTATGCCACTTGTTATGAACAATGTATAGAACTTTCTCCTTTGAATAAATATAATCATATGTGAATTGGTacaaattttattgtaaaaattcaacaccaagtgtttctctctctgtttttccgTGTTTTCATAGAATGAACCACTATTAAATGACATGATATTCACAGATTTGATAAACCTGAATATATGtagagatattttaaataacatggGATCATATCATCAGCATTTTTCTAcagtatttttttactttttagaatATTGACAGCATtgtaaattaaaacttttttggacctcctttaaaaaatttttttcatattgtttatttCAGAAATACCATGATTACTTTGCTCATTTTCCTTTTAGTGTATTCTTCACAAATAATGATTTGATAAACATTCctgtatatagatagatagatagatagatagatagatagatagatagatagatagacagatagatagatgtagAGGACTTTTTGCTTGATATATTAATAGAAATGGAAGTGGTGGTAAAAGGTTTGTCCTGAAAATTTCATAGTATTAAGAAGATTCATGTAAGGCATTTTTACTAGTTTCAACTTCCATAAACAAAATTCAAGTAACTCATTCCATATTATGTATTATTAAACTTAAGGAAACGAAAATTGTTAGTCAATAGTTGTATCTATTTTCGCAAAACCACATGGCTTTTTTGCACTAACTTTAATTCATacaaggttttgtttttgttcaacAACTGAActatgcaaatt is a genomic window containing:
- the LOC143673220 gene encoding olfactory receptor 52A1-like, translating into MFINNSSVFMPSVLTFIGIPGLESVQCWIGIPFCAMYITALIGNSLLLIIIKSERSLHEPMYIFLAMLGATDIAISTSIVPKMLGIFWFHLPEIYFDTCLFQMWLIHTFQGIESGVLLAMALDRYVAICYPLRYATILTRQAVTYIGVGVILRPAILVIPCLVLIKCRLKLYSTKLISHTYCEHMALVKLAAEDVYVSEVYGLLGAFTVGGFDFIVVTLSYIQIFMTVFHLPQKEARLKAFNTCIPHICVFFQFYLLAFFSFFTHRSGSYIPSYIHITLSNLYLLVPPFFNPFVYGVKTKQIRDQAVKLFCSKDHLIFD